A window of Methanolobus sediminis contains these coding sequences:
- the gatB gene encoding Asp-tRNA(Asn)/Glu-tRNA(Gln) amidotransferase subunit GatB, with protein sequence MVYENPDGVRIGLEVHVQLNKLKTKLFCGCSTDYHDSEPNTHVCPVCLGLPGSLPVLNEKAVEFAIKVGLALNCNIVEQTQFHRKNYYYPDLPKNFQTTQYDFPIAANGKIIIEGEDGEHVVGITRAHIEEDPARLQHMGTIDRSKGTLINYNRSGMTLIEIVSEPDMRSPKEARRYLEKLKSILDYLGVFDGDLEGAMKADANVSVFWGDRVEVKNISSFKGLERALLYEIMRQKNHVRRGGEIVMETRHFDEARGVTISMRTKEEEHDYRYFPEPDLVPLRVADWVPGIRETLPELPDAKRERFMEQYGLGETHARALTTEIKVANFFEEVASKVDPKDAAVWVSDILKGELNYRELSIDAFTVEDIVAVVELVTGNKITEQSGVEIIRTVLDDGGKPQEIVEKKGLLKVEDDIVSTAVEEAIAENPEAVADYLGGKEKSLNFIVGKVMQKTKGRADAREAREKVLAKLND encoded by the coding sequence ATGGTGTACGAGAACCCTGACGGAGTAAGAATAGGACTTGAGGTCCACGTCCAGCTGAACAAGCTCAAGACAAAGCTCTTCTGTGGATGTTCCACAGATTACCACGACTCAGAACCAAATACACACGTATGTCCGGTCTGTCTCGGACTTCCAGGTTCATTGCCAGTACTCAACGAGAAGGCAGTGGAGTTTGCCATAAAGGTTGGTCTTGCTCTTAACTGTAATATCGTGGAGCAGACCCAGTTCCACAGGAAGAATTACTACTATCCGGACCTTCCAAAGAACTTCCAGACAACACAGTACGATTTCCCGATCGCAGCCAATGGAAAGATTATCATTGAAGGCGAGGACGGGGAACATGTAGTTGGTATTACCCGTGCCCATATTGAAGAAGACCCCGCAAGGTTGCAGCACATGGGTACAATTGACAGGTCCAAGGGTACACTCATCAACTACAACCGTTCGGGCATGACACTTATTGAGATTGTCAGTGAGCCTGATATGAGAAGCCCCAAGGAAGCAAGACGCTATCTTGAAAAACTCAAGAGCATTCTTGACTATCTTGGCGTGTTCGATGGTGATCTCGAAGGTGCAATGAAAGCAGACGCAAACGTTTCCGTATTCTGGGGAGACCGTGTTGAAGTTAAGAACATCTCCTCATTCAAGGGTCTTGAGAGAGCTCTACTCTACGAGATTATGAGGCAGAAGAACCACGTCAGACGTGGTGGAGAGATCGTCATGGAGACAAGACACTTCGACGAAGCAAGAGGTGTGACAATTTCCATGCGTACCAAGGAAGAGGAACACGATTACCGTTACTTCCCCGAGCCTGACCTCGTACCTCTCAGAGTTGCTGACTGGGTGCCAGGGATACGCGAGACACTGCCGGAACTTCCTGACGCAAAGAGAGAACGCTTCATGGAGCAGTACGGCCTTGGTGAAACTCATGCAAGAGCACTTACCACCGAGATAAAGGTGGCCAACTTCTTCGAGGAAGTAGCATCAAAGGTTGACCCGAAGGACGCAGCCGTCTGGGTTTCTGACATCCTGAAGGGCGAGCTGAACTACCGTGAACTTAGCATTGATGCTTTCACAGTTGAGGATATTGTTGCTGTTGTCGAGCTTGTAACAGGTAACAAGATCACTGAACAGAGTGGTGTTGAAATCATACGCACAGTCCTTGATGACGGTGGCAAGCCACAGGAAATCGTCGAGAAGAAAGGACTTCTCAAGGTGGAAGACGACATCGTTTCAACGGCTGTTGAAGAAGCAATTGCTGAGAACCCTGAAGCAGTGGCAGACTACCTTGGAGGAAAGGAAAAATCCCTTAACTTCATCGTTGGTAAGGTCATGCAGAAGACAAAGGGACGTGCTGATGCCCGTGAAGCAAGAGAGAAAGTGCTTGCAAAATTGAACGATTAA
- a CDS encoding ArsR family transcriptional regulator yields the protein MAMSYEDKEQRRQEWYERVKKEGKLKRDPKEEHDAKLKTLQNPVRRNIIKSLYQKKMTFDELTAELNLESMPLKLHLGMLEDILFIEKDGESSYVITPRGEDYLDAADTNTEPKDDLKKRWQEWHDKAQSEGKLKENPTEDHKAGLKAMQNPTRRHIVESLGEGKMTFDDVKEKFDLNDMQARLNLDMLVDTLYIEKEDDSTYVLTPRGEAFLENVDPKHL from the coding sequence ATGGCTATGTCATATGAGGATAAGGAACAAAGAAGACAGGAATGGTATGAAAGAGTTAAAAAAGAGGGTAAGCTCAAAAGGGATCCCAAAGAGGAGCATGATGCAAAACTGAAGACCCTGCAAAATCCTGTCAGAAGAAACATCATCAAAAGCCTTTATCAAAAGAAGATGACATTTGACGAACTAACGGCTGAGCTCAATCTTGAAAGCATGCCGCTGAAACTTCACCTTGGAATGCTCGAAGACATTCTGTTCATTGAGAAAGATGGTGAGAGCAGCTATGTCATCACACCACGCGGTGAGGACTACCTTGATGCTGCTGACACCAATACCGAACCTAAAGATGACCTGAAGAAAAGATGGCAGGAATGGCATGACAAAGCACAGAGTGAAGGCAAACTTAAGGAGAATCCGACAGAGGATCACAAAGCTGGTTTGAAAGCTATGCAGAATCCTACTCGCAGGCACATTGTTGAAAGCTTGGGCGAAGGAAAAATGACCTTTGATGATGTCAAGGAAAAGTTTGACCTTAATGATATGCAGGCTAGGCTGAACCTCGATATGCTCGTGGATACTCTATACATTGAAAAAGAGGATGATTCAACTTACGTTCTCACACCACGCGGTGAGGCATTCCTTGAGAATGTTGATCCAAAGCACCTTTAA
- a CDS encoding 50S ribosomal protein L40e: MARFPEAENRILIKKICMDCNARNAVRATRCRKCGGKSLRMKSKESKGG; the protein is encoded by the coding sequence ATGGCAAGATTTCCAGAAGCTGAAAACAGAATACTGATTAAGAAGATTTGTATGGACTGCAATGCCCGCAATGCAGTACGTGCAACAAGATGCAGAAAATGCGGCGGCAAAAGCCTGCGCATGAAATCCAAGGAATCAAAGGGTGGCTGA
- a CDS encoding geranylgeranylglyceryl/heptaprenylglyceryl phosphate synthase has translation MQVEEYLNKIAESEGTVHLTLIDPASQTPDQAAEIAHAAALGGTDAIMVGGSTGAGGVLLDQTLLKIKERTDKPTILFPGNASGVSKHADAIFFMSLLNSRDINYITTNQAMGAPVVYKSGIEPISMAYIIIEPGGTVGWVGDAKLIPKHKPELAVAYALAGKYLGMHYTYLEAGSGADSPVTPEMIGAVKHVLGDNKLIVGGGIRDGETAKMCALAGADMIVTGTILEESSNVTAKIEELVSAIKK, from the coding sequence ATGCAAGTGGAAGAGTACCTTAATAAGATCGCTGAAAGCGAAGGTACAGTTCACTTGACACTTATCGACCCGGCATCACAGACCCCGGATCAGGCTGCAGAGATAGCTCATGCAGCTGCACTCGGAGGAACAGATGCTATCATGGTCGGTGGTTCCACTGGAGCCGGAGGAGTGCTCCTTGACCAGACGCTCCTTAAAATTAAAGAGAGAACAGATAAGCCTACAATATTATTCCCGGGAAATGCATCTGGTGTCAGCAAGCATGCTGACGCTATATTTTTCATGAGCTTACTCAATTCCCGAGATATAAATTATATTACCACCAATCAGGCAATGGGTGCTCCGGTCGTTTACAAGAGCGGAATTGAACCCATCTCCATGGCATACATAATAATAGAGCCAGGAGGAACCGTTGGATGGGTAGGTGATGCAAAGCTCATACCAAAACACAAACCAGAGCTTGCAGTAGCATACGCACTGGCAGGAAAATATCTTGGCATGCATTATACCTATCTTGAAGCAGGGTCAGGTGCAGATTCACCAGTCACCCCGGAAATGATAGGTGCGGTCAAACACGTCCTTGGAGACAACAAGCTAATCGTTGGCGGAGGAATACGTGACGGAGAGACTGCAAAGATGTGCGCCCTCGCAGGAGCGGACATGATTGTTACAGGAACTATTCTGGAAGAGAGTTCCAACGTTACTGCGAAGATAGAAGAGCTGGTTTCAGCAATAAAGAAGTAA
- a CDS encoding ATP-binding cassette domain-containing protein, which produces MLEVQNIVKEYEFNGVKKRVLDNVSFNVADGEILGITGKSGSGKTTILKILRGIEDFDSGYFELNEERIEPNAEREKLKFLTHNSAIHLQRNFGLWNGPAIENIVRRLNFLAVGHEGVPDPEALHYDGIYEEAMYYMRLVRLEHKAQHSSNLLSGGEKQRLILARQLAAKPKLLLLDEPVTMTDPGTKQEMLDVIKDIKKELNIPIIVVSHLPEIHLYLADKVVYLEDGKVVETGEAKNVLKHFLKDIKEQTPLAEITSKEPIIKVRGLSNRFALLRVGEVLKFEDLSLDINKGEITALIGPSGSGKTTLLKMIEGLRVPKEGEITYLHEGNWLNIIDFTIQRLDLRRKMSIMHQEFTLSPHSTIRDQLAFKLRLKGEGSLDYARQKAAEIGISDEKLDTLYRLTEVTEEEKDKTLREIGLSIDIYAKLFPAITKGTVDTQAAEIFETLDLPMSILDKTPYQISGGEHVRAYIALALVTSPEILMLDEPFGDLDPVTLRDVTNSLKNINRKFGTTIVFVSHHTDFVREAAHRAILIDDAEITMDGNPEDVCQKLIEMSHAKYLEHDLQELVDN; this is translated from the coding sequence ATGCTTGAAGTACAGAATATCGTTAAAGAATACGAATTCAATGGTGTTAAAAAAAGAGTTCTTGACAATGTAAGTTTTAATGTTGCAGACGGAGAGATACTTGGAATTACCGGAAAGAGCGGCAGTGGAAAGACTACTATTTTGAAGATACTTCGTGGTATTGAGGACTTTGATTCAGGTTACTTCGAGCTTAATGAGGAAAGGATAGAGCCAAATGCAGAAAGAGAAAAACTCAAATTCCTGACCCATAACAGTGCTATACACCTTCAGCGTAATTTCGGACTATGGAATGGACCTGCTATTGAAAACATAGTACGCAGGCTGAACTTCCTGGCAGTAGGTCACGAAGGAGTACCAGACCCGGAGGCACTTCATTATGATGGTATTTATGAAGAGGCAATGTACTACATGCGCCTTGTCAGGCTTGAACATAAAGCACAGCACTCTTCAAACCTGTTAAGTGGTGGCGAGAAACAGAGACTTATACTTGCCCGCCAGCTTGCAGCAAAACCTAAACTTCTACTCCTTGACGAACCGGTAACAATGACCGACCCCGGTACAAAGCAGGAGATGCTTGATGTAATAAAAGACATCAAAAAAGAACTTAACATTCCTATTATAGTTGTTTCACACCTCCCGGAGATTCACCTTTACCTTGCAGACAAGGTTGTTTACCTTGAAGATGGAAAGGTGGTTGAAACCGGAGAAGCTAAAAATGTGCTGAAACATTTCCTCAAGGACATCAAAGAACAGACACCTCTGGCAGAAATTACCAGCAAGGAGCCTATCATTAAAGTAAGAGGACTTTCAAACCGCTTTGCACTCCTGCGTGTAGGAGAAGTCCTGAAATTCGAAGACCTTTCCCTTGACATAAACAAAGGAGAGATAACTGCGCTTATCGGACCATCGGGTTCAGGAAAGACAACACTGCTTAAAATGATAGAAGGTCTCAGAGTCCCTAAAGAAGGAGAGATCACTTACCTGCATGAAGGAAACTGGCTCAACATCATCGATTTTACTATCCAGCGCCTGGATCTTCGCAGGAAGATGAGCATCATGCACCAGGAATTCACGCTATCACCTCATTCCACCATCAGAGACCAGCTTGCTTTCAAACTTCGCCTGAAGGGAGAAGGTTCCCTGGATTATGCAAGACAGAAAGCTGCTGAAATTGGAATCTCTGATGAAAAGCTCGATACACTTTACAGGCTGACCGAAGTTACAGAGGAAGAAAAGGACAAGACACTACGCGAAATCGGTTTGTCCATAGATATTTATGCAAAACTTTTCCCTGCAATCACCAAAGGTACAGTTGACACACAGGCAGCCGAGATCTTTGAAACCCTTGACCTCCCAATGTCGATTCTGGACAAAACACCATACCAGATCAGCGGCGGAGAGCACGTCCGGGCATATATAGCACTGGCACTTGTCACAAGTCCTGAAATACTGATGCTTGATGAACCATTCGGTGACCTTGACCCTGTAACACTCAGGGACGTGACCAATTCCCTGAAGAACATTAACAGGAAATTCGGCACTACAATTGTGTTTGTAAGCCACCATACTGATTTTGTAAGGGAAGCTGCACACAGGGCAATTCTTATAGACGATGCAGAGATCACAATGGATGGAAATCCGGAAGATGTTTGCCAGAAGCTCATAGAGATGAGCCATGCAAAGTATCTCGAACATGACCTGCAAGAACTTGTAGATAATTAA
- a CDS encoding phasin family protein: MKDIITDYTEIAKKVGLFGIGLWALTEEKIQDITDDLIENGEIKKEEGKKFVREVMDEQKKQKEELEKKISSKVQDTINKADIATKDEVKELKDIISSLEAKIDKLIDSDNKEDL, translated from the coding sequence ATGAAAGATATTATTACAGACTATACCGAAATCGCGAAAAAGGTCGGTCTTTTTGGAATAGGCTTATGGGCGCTGACAGAAGAAAAGATACAGGACATCACTGATGACCTTATCGAGAACGGGGAGATCAAAAAGGAAGAAGGCAAGAAGTTTGTCCGCGAAGTAATGGATGAGCAGAAGAAGCAGAAGGAAGAACTTGAGAAGAAGATCTCATCAAAAGTCCAGGATACCATTAACAAGGCAGATATTGCAACAAAGGATGAGGTCAAAGAGCTTAAAGATATAATTTCAAGTCTTGAAGCAAAAATAGACAAACTAATAGACTCTGACAACAAGGAAGACCTTTAA
- a CDS encoding DUF3303 domain-containing protein, giving the protein MLFFDISTWDPQDNDKVVEHFKNLRPPAGITVINQWVDLNGGRYFILYEAESNEAYAEFNIPWSDVCLIDSVPVMESTDFIKLMISKGL; this is encoded by the coding sequence ATGTTATTTTTCGATATAAGCACATGGGATCCGCAGGATAATGATAAGGTTGTTGAACATTTCAAGAATCTCAGGCCACCTGCAGGAATAACTGTCATCAACCAGTGGGTAGACCTCAATGGAGGGCGCTATTTCATACTTTACGAGGCTGAAAGCAACGAAGCATATGCAGAATTCAATATTCCATGGTCAGACGTCTGTCTTATTGACAGTGTTCCGGTAATGGAATCTACCGATTTTATCAAATTGATGATCTCAAAGGGGTTGTAA
- a CDS encoding ABC1 kinase family protein, whose amino-acid sequence MKPRKIHRYSMIRRYGKIVDALVKYEFGYIVDRMGLQNLRPLRSRIRRQEKVLKDTDTGPMKARMMLEELGPTYIKLGQILSMRQDLIPPEYANEFSKLQDNVQPFEMDEVEKLIRSELGSEIKDIFECFEPVPIAAASIGQVHRAKLKSGEDVVVKVQRPGIKKIINSDLDIMYSIASFAEEHLPEAKLYQPIGIVEEFERTIKAEMDYTQEGRNADHFARNFRDDPRIYIPRVYWDCTSAKVLTLEFIDGVKSSSFEELERMEIDRQGIGIDVLKAFMKQIYDDGFFHADLHPGNVFIMKDGRIALLDFGMAGYLSQDMRTLLIDDLIAISRGDTVLYIELLRELGSVDENTDISALKIDIDQLIYKYYGRPLRQLNTALILEEMINLLRKYQVRVPSNVALLSKGAMTAESFGNLMDPDINLAVIAEPFAKKAIKDRLRLTNIAESTFKDASNWARVLHKAPIQLGHILDVAERGYLKLRFDPHGFDRVVSEIDAASNRLSFSLIISAIIVGSSFIIQTGMEPHIWGVPLLGVIGFLMAGFLGMWLVIYILRTGRI is encoded by the coding sequence ATGAAACCGAGAAAGATTCACAGATACTCAATGATCAGAAGATATGGCAAGATCGTTGATGCACTTGTAAAATATGAATTCGGTTATATTGTTGACAGAATGGGACTTCAAAATCTAAGACCATTAAGGTCAAGGATAAGAAGACAGGAAAAAGTTCTCAAAGATACTGATACAGGACCAATGAAAGCCAGGATGATGCTTGAGGAACTTGGTCCTACATACATTAAGCTCGGACAGATCCTCAGTATGCGTCAGGACCTCATACCTCCTGAATACGCAAATGAATTTTCAAAACTTCAGGACAATGTACAGCCATTTGAAATGGATGAAGTGGAAAAACTTATCAGATCTGAACTTGGTTCTGAAATAAAAGACATTTTTGAATGTTTTGAACCGGTACCCATTGCAGCTGCCTCCATTGGCCAGGTCCATCGTGCAAAACTAAAAAGCGGCGAAGATGTTGTTGTCAAAGTACAAAGACCGGGCATCAAGAAGATAATAAATTCTGACCTGGACATCATGTACAGTATCGCATCTTTTGCAGAAGAGCACCTGCCTGAAGCTAAACTCTATCAGCCAATCGGAATCGTAGAGGAATTTGAACGTACCATTAAAGCTGAAATGGATTATACCCAGGAGGGCAGGAATGCCGACCATTTTGCACGCAACTTCAGGGATGATCCACGTATATACATACCCAGAGTATATTGGGACTGCACCAGTGCAAAAGTACTCACACTTGAATTCATAGATGGCGTAAAAAGCAGTTCTTTTGAAGAACTTGAACGTATGGAAATTGACAGACAGGGAATTGGCATCGATGTCCTGAAAGCATTTATGAAACAGATATACGATGACGGCTTTTTCCATGCTGACCTTCATCCGGGAAATGTATTCATCATGAAGGATGGAAGAATAGCACTTCTTGACTTTGGCATGGCAGGATATCTCTCCCAGGACATGCGCACCCTGCTTATCGATGACCTGATAGCCATTAGCAGAGGAGACACGGTCCTTTACATTGAACTTCTCAGGGAACTTGGCTCTGTTGATGAGAACACTGACATTTCAGCACTTAAGATAGATATTGACCAGTTGATCTACAAGTACTATGGCAGGCCTCTGAGACAACTGAACACCGCATTGATACTTGAGGAAATGATTAACCTGCTGAGAAAATACCAGGTAAGAGTGCCTTCAAATGTTGCACTGCTTTCAAAGGGAGCAATGACCGCTGAAAGCTTTGGCAACCTCATGGACCCGGATATCAACCTGGCAGTCATAGCAGAGCCTTTTGCGAAGAAAGCAATAAAGGACAGGTTAAGGCTTACCAATATTGCGGAAAGTACTTTTAAGGATGCAAGCAATTGGGCAAGAGTTCTCCATAAAGCACCGATACAACTAGGACACATACTTGATGTTGCGGAAAGAGGATACCTGAAGCTGCGTTTTGATCCTCACGGATTTGACAGGGTCGTGTCTGAGATTGATGCTGCGAGTAACCGTCTTTCGTTCAGCCTTATAATTTCAGCCATAATAGTCGGTTCATCATTTATTATACAAACCGGAATGGAGCCACACATATGGGGAGTACCTTTGCTTGGAGTGATCGGTTTTCTCATGGCAGGATTCCTGGGAATGTGGCTTGTGATATATATCTTAAGGACCGGAAGAATATAA
- a CDS encoding DUF128 domain-containing protein — MTDPNVERKLVEIMRIINESDKPLGARLIADELHNRGYAIGERAVRYHLRILDERGFTKKHGYIGRTITERGKKELNDALISDRFGFVITKIEELIYKADYDLETGKGNVIVNITNIDKDDFDNATDIIKYAMDHGATISPRVGILEEDTDLDIYVPDGKVAIATVCSITFDGLLLNNGIPVVPVFGGVMQMEDYSPAGFLDLISYSGTSIDPIKIFLRRKATSILEAIDTGNGKMLANVRQIPVSAATRAEELLNIASKHDITGHLTIGEPGEDVLYAPIERGKIGIPVMVGINSVAAVEEAGIKVDTHPVSAVMEYSKMKKL, encoded by the coding sequence ATGACAGATCCAAACGTTGAAAGAAAGCTTGTTGAAATAATGCGTATCATTAATGAAAGCGACAAGCCTTTAGGTGCACGCCTTATCGCTGATGAGCTCCATAACCGTGGTTATGCAATAGGAGAAAGGGCAGTCAGGTATCATTTGAGAATACTGGATGAGCGTGGCTTTACCAAGAAGCACGGATACATCGGGCGTACCATTACAGAACGTGGAAAGAAGGAACTCAATGATGCACTTATAAGTGACAGGTTCGGTTTTGTCATCACCAAAATTGAAGAGCTGATATATAAGGCAGACTATGACCTTGAAACCGGCAAGGGAAACGTGATCGTCAATATTACCAATATCGACAAGGACGACTTTGATAATGCCACAGATATAATAAAATATGCCATGGACCATGGTGCTACTATCAGCCCGAGAGTTGGAATCCTTGAAGAAGATACTGACCTTGATATTTATGTACCGGATGGAAAAGTGGCCATTGCAACTGTGTGCAGTATCACTTTTGACGGGTTGCTCCTTAACAATGGAATCCCGGTTGTCCCGGTTTTTGGAGGGGTTATGCAGATGGAGGATTACTCACCTGCAGGCTTTTTGGACCTTATCTCATACAGCGGAACATCCATCGACCCTATAAAGATTTTCCTGAGACGAAAAGCAACATCCATACTTGAAGCTATTGATACAGGTAATGGGAAGATGCTTGCTAATGTCCGCCAGATCCCTGTATCAGCCGCCACAAGAGCTGAAGAGTTGCTCAATATTGCCAGCAAACATGATATTACAGGCCACCTCACTATAGGTGAACCTGGGGAAGACGTGCTCTATGCCCCTATTGAGAGAGGAAAGATCGGTATTCCTGTGATGGTTGGAATTAACTCAGTTGCTGCTGTTGAGGAAGCTGGTATAAAAGTAGATACACACCCTGTATCTGCAGTTATGGAATACAGCAAAATGAAAAAACTCTGA
- a CDS encoding ammonium transporter, giving the protein MYGISQKLNSKMIWQVLLLMSVIFMVFIGPASAETIEENAASIANLQTALTAVWLIICGGIVFLMHAGFSLVEIGLTRTKNTANILMKNFMTVCLGIIVYWIVGWGIMYGADYAGLIGIDQFFLMGADNAVWNGWWFQMVFAATGATIVSGAMAERTDFKAYLIYTVFMVALIYPVYGHWVWSGAGILTGGFLVDAIGQSFHDFAGSGVVHSIGGYSALAGVMLVGPRIGKFKNGKAIPIPGHSLPLAFLGTLILAFGWVGFNGGSTLDGNDPYMSLVIVNTFLAAGAGAIMVMIITWMKTGKPDPSLTANGLLAGLVAITAPCGSVANWAAVVIGLIAGIVVYVGVMFNENTLKLDDPVGAIAVHGYSGTWGLLAVGIFALGQGDGSPLADAAYTAAGAGLIYGGVSQFMIQVVGAILSIVWAFVISFIIFKILDVTVGLRVSEEHEITGLDVVEHGISAYPEFMILKE; this is encoded by the coding sequence ATGTATGGAATATCACAGAAACTCAATTCAAAGATGATCTGGCAGGTTTTACTGCTAATGAGCGTCATATTTATGGTATTTATAGGTCCAGCATCCGCTGAAACAATAGAAGAGAACGCTGCATCAATAGCAAATCTTCAGACAGCACTTACTGCAGTCTGGCTGATTATTTGTGGTGGTATAGTGTTCCTCATGCACGCAGGTTTCTCACTTGTTGAAATCGGCCTGACAAGAACAAAGAACACAGCCAACATTCTCATGAAGAACTTCATGACAGTTTGCCTGGGCATCATTGTATACTGGATCGTAGGCTGGGGAATAATGTACGGTGCTGACTATGCAGGTCTTATAGGCATTGACCAATTCTTCCTCATGGGAGCTGACAATGCAGTATGGAATGGATGGTGGTTCCAGATGGTCTTCGCAGCAACCGGCGCAACAATCGTATCCGGTGCAATGGCTGAGAGGACTGACTTCAAGGCATATCTCATTTACACAGTATTTATGGTTGCACTCATCTACCCTGTATACGGTCACTGGGTATGGAGCGGTGCAGGAATTCTCACAGGCGGGTTCCTCGTAGACGCAATCGGACAGTCATTCCATGACTTTGCAGGATCCGGTGTAGTACACTCAATTGGTGGATATTCAGCTCTTGCAGGTGTAATGCTTGTAGGTCCAAGGATCGGCAAGTTCAAGAACGGCAAGGCAATACCAATTCCAGGTCACAGCCTCCCACTGGCATTCCTTGGTACACTCATCCTGGCATTCGGCTGGGTAGGATTCAACGGCGGTAGTACCCTTGACGGTAACGACCCATATATGAGCCTAGTAATCGTAAACACATTCCTTGCAGCAGGTGCAGGTGCAATCATGGTCATGATCATCACATGGATGAAGACAGGAAAGCCTGACCCATCACTCACAGCAAACGGTTTGCTTGCAGGTCTTGTAGCAATAACAGCACCATGTGGATCAGTAGCAAACTGGGCAGCAGTTGTCATTGGTCTCATTGCAGGAATTGTAGTATACGTAGGTGTAATGTTCAATGAAAACACACTCAAGCTGGATGACCCGGTAGGCGCAATTGCAGTACACGGATACAGCGGTACCTGGGGACTTCTCGCAGTAGGTATCTTCGCACTTGGACAGGGTGACGGATCACCACTCGCAGATGCAGCATACACAGCAGCAGGAGCAGGACTGATCTACGGTGGAGTATCACAGTTCATGATCCAGGTTGTAGGTGCAATACTCAGTATAGTATGGGCATTCGTAATCTCATTCATAATCTTCAAGATACTCGATGTAACAGTTGGACTCCGTGTATCCGAAGAACATGAGATCACAGGACTGGACGTTGTAGAACACGGCATCAGTGCATACCCAGAATTCATGATCCTTAAGGAGTGA
- a CDS encoding P-II family nitrogen regulator, with product MMKIEAIIRPTKIHEVKDALDEAGFESVTVTDVKGRGKQKGVMQQWRGRKYCVDLLPKIKMEMVVADESVDKVVDVIMKVAATGSIGDGKIFIYPVSKIVRIRTGETDGDAL from the coding sequence ATGATGAAGATAGAAGCAATCATAAGGCCAACAAAGATCCACGAGGTCAAGGATGCTCTTGACGAAGCAGGATTTGAGAGTGTAACCGTGACCGATGTAAAAGGCCGTGGTAAGCAGAAGGGCGTAATGCAGCAATGGAGAGGACGCAAGTACTGCGTAGATCTCCTTCCAAAGATCAAGATGGAAATGGTAGTTGCTGATGAGAGCGTTGACAAAGTTGTCGATGTCATCATGAAGGTCGCAGCAACCGGTTCCATTGGAGACGGAAAAATCTTTATCTACCCTGTAAGCAAGATCGTCAGGATCCGTACAGGAGAAACAGACGGAGACGCACTTTAA